The proteins below come from a single Ruegeria sp. SCSIO 43209 genomic window:
- a CDS encoding ATP-binding protein: MTDLPGDPSDEIDVQIARLRDMFVSHQVFHDLKLVFDRHLRRRRAAIRLGSRSEARGIALIGASGSGKSTAADRLFDNHTDLILPTAGQDVAEVIRLLVPSPATLKNVGTTILSGLGYPLARDKSVGIIWTQVRQFLQMRRTLFVHLDEAQDLYISKGVKTRNDVVNTLKSLMNDKDWPVGLVLSGTPDLIEMINSDVQLKRRIDVVHLGAVSWISHEPEITEIFTEFVRKSGLTPSIELQQREFLKRLVHAGGNEFGMIIEMCLSGIEEALYDGETQLRLGHFAEAFRRKSGCIPAFNPFLAQDYISIDVRTIMGWLDHGDPSLDGGLQ; encoded by the coding sequence ATGACTGATCTCCCTGGCGATCCGTCTGATGAGATCGACGTCCAGATAGCGCGTCTTCGAGACATGTTCGTTTCACATCAGGTGTTCCACGATCTCAAACTGGTTTTTGATCGTCATCTGCGCCGAAGACGAGCGGCTATCCGATTGGGTAGTCGCAGCGAGGCGCGCGGTATTGCTCTGATCGGGGCGTCTGGCAGTGGGAAATCCACCGCCGCAGACCGCTTGTTTGATAATCACACTGACCTGATCCTACCAACGGCGGGCCAGGATGTAGCGGAGGTGATCCGGCTATTGGTGCCGTCACCCGCGACGCTAAAAAATGTTGGTACGACGATCCTGTCCGGTTTGGGATATCCGCTCGCTCGGGACAAATCGGTTGGGATCATATGGACGCAGGTGCGTCAGTTTCTCCAAATGCGAAGGACCCTGTTTGTGCATCTGGACGAGGCTCAGGACCTCTACATCAGCAAAGGCGTCAAAACCCGAAATGATGTGGTGAACACCCTGAAATCGCTTATGAACGATAAGGACTGGCCGGTTGGTCTTGTTCTGTCTGGCACGCCCGATCTGATCGAGATGATCAATTCTGATGTTCAGCTCAAAAGGCGCATAGATGTTGTGCACTTGGGTGCAGTGAGCTGGATATCCCACGAACCCGAGATCACAGAGATCTTTACTGAGTTCGTTCGGAAGTCTGGTCTGACACCTTCCATTGAACTTCAACAGAGAGAGTTTCTCAAGCGGCTGGTTCACGCAGGTGGCAATGAGTTTGGAATGATCATCGAAATGTGTCTGAGTGGGATAGAAGAGGCGCTCTACGACGGAGAAACCCAGCTCCGACTTGGACATTTTGCAGAAGCATTCCGGCGCAAGTCGGGTTGTATACCTGCTTTCAACCCATTTCTTGCCCAAGACTACATTAGCATAGATGTTAGGACCATCATGGGCTGGTTGGATCACGGCGACCCCTCGTTGGACGGAGGGTTGCAATGA